The following DNA comes from Myxococcota bacterium.
GATCGTGAAGGGCTGGCTCGCGCACCTGTTCGCGGCCTGCGGCTGCCGCGCGGGCGCGACGCCCGAGGACGCCGCGGAGTCGGCCTACGCGATGATCGTCGGGCTCTCGACCTCGTCGTTCTTCGACGAGCGTCTCGGCTTGCCGCGCGCGCGGGCGCTCCTGCGCGAGTCACTCTACACCCTGGCGGGACGTGCGGTCCCCGGAAAGGCACTCCCATGAAGCTGCTCTGGTTTCATCTCATGCCTTACACCGATCTGCCCGACGACTTCACCAAGAAGCACGCGTCGGTGTGGGTCGACATCGACTCGAAGCTGTTCGACCCGGCCAAGGCGCACGGCATGTACAACGACTTCATGGACGAGCTCGAGTTCGCGGCCGAGATCGGCTTCGACGGCGTGTGCGTGAACGAGCACCACCAGAACGCCTACGGGCTCATGCCCTCGCCCAACCTCATCGCCGCCTCCCTCGCGCGCCGCACGCGCGACGCCGCGATCGTGGTCATGGGCAACTCACTGGCGCTCTACAACCCGCCCACTCGCGTCGCGGAGGAGTTCGCGATGCTCGACTGCATCTCGGGCGGCCGGCTCGTGGCCGGATTCCCGGTCGGCACGCCCATGGACACCTGCTACGCCTACGGCCAGAACCCGAGTCAGCTACGCGAGAAGTATCTCGAGGCGCACGACCTGGTGATCAAGGCCTGGACCGATCCCGGCACGTTCGCCTGGAACGGCCGCTACCAGCAGCTGCGCTACGTGAACACCTGGCCCAAGCCGGTGCAGAAGCCGCACCCTCCGGTCTGGATCCCGGGCGGCGGCTCGATCGAGACCTGGCGCTGGTGCGCCGAGATGGACTACGTGTACGCCTACCTGAGTTACTTCGGGTACAAGCTCGGCCTGGCCACCATGCAGGGCTTCTGGGACGAGATGGCGCGGCTCGGCAAGGACAAGAACCCCTTCCGCGCCGGCTTCCTGCAGTTCGTGGGCGTGGCCGAGACGCACAAGGAGGCGCTCGAGCTGTACCGCGAGTCCGCCGAGTACTTCTTCAACCGCTGCCTGCACGTCGACGCGCGCTACGCGAACCCCGCGGGTTACTCGAGCGAGGCCACGATCCGCGCGCGCGTGCAGTCACAGGTCGTGGCCGCGGCGAACAAGGCCACCGACGCACAAGCCTTCGGACAGCCCTCGTTCGAGGAGATCGTCGAGAAGGGCTACGTGATCATCGGCAGCCCCGACGAGGTCGCGGAGAAGCTGCGCGAAGTGGCGGTCAACATGAACGTCGGCCAGCTCATGCTGCTCTTGCAGTACGGCAACATGAAGAAGGACCTGGCGTTCTACAACACCGAGCTCTTCGCCAAGCGCGTCGCGCCGCAGCTTCGGGGCCTGTTCGAGGACCAGTGGGAAGACCACTGGTGGCCCAAGCCCCTGGCGCGCGAGGACCGCTCCGATCCGCGCGCCGTGGTGGTGCGATGACCACCGGTGGAGTCATCGAGCGCACGATCAAGCTCGGCGGTGAGTCGATCCGGATCTGGGAGAAGGGCAAGGGCGAGCCTTTGGGCTATCTCGCCGGCCTGGGCGGGCTGGTCGAGTGGAGCCCGTTCCTCGACGGCCTGGCCGAGCGCCGGCGCGTGATCGTGCCCTCGCTGCCCGGCTTCCCGGGCGGCGGCCTTTTGCACAAGCAGCTCGACACACTCCCCGACTGGGTGATCTGCATGCTCGACCTGCTCGAGGCCTCGGGCCTCGAGGGCAAGGACCTCGTGGCTCACTCGATCGGCGGCATGCTGGCCGCCGAGCTGGCCGCATTCTCGCGCCAGAGCGTGAAGAGCCTGGTGCTGATCGCGCCCTTCGGCCTCTACGACGAGACCGAGCCGCCGGCCGACCCCTGGGCGCGCCGCGCGCCCGAGATCGCGCCCCTGCTCTCGGCCAAGCCCGCCGAGTACGCGAAGGCGCGACTCACTCCGCCCGCCGGCCTGTCGTC
Coding sequences within:
- a CDS encoding LLM class flavin-dependent oxidoreductase, whose amino-acid sequence is MKLLWFHLMPYTDLPDDFTKKHASVWVDIDSKLFDPAKAHGMYNDFMDELEFAAEIGFDGVCVNEHHQNAYGLMPSPNLIAASLARRTRDAAIVVMGNSLALYNPPTRVAEEFAMLDCISGGRLVAGFPVGTPMDTCYAYGQNPSQLREKYLEAHDLVIKAWTDPGTFAWNGRYQQLRYVNTWPKPVQKPHPPVWIPGGGSIETWRWCAEMDYVYAYLSYFGYKLGLATMQGFWDEMARLGKDKNPFRAGFLQFVGVAETHKEALELYRESAEYFFNRCLHVDARYANPAGYSSEATIRARVQSQVVAAANKATDAQAFGQPSFEEIVEKGYVIIGSPDEVAEKLREVAVNMNVGQLMLLLQYGNMKKDLAFYNTELFAKRVAPQLRGLFEDQWEDHWWPKPLAREDRSDPRAVVVR
- a CDS encoding alpha/beta hydrolase; amino-acid sequence: MTTGGVIERTIKLGGESIRIWEKGKGEPLGYLAGLGGLVEWSPFLDGLAERRRVIVPSLPGFPGGGLLHKQLDTLPDWVICMLDLLEASGLEGKDLVAHSIGGMLAAELAAFSRQSVKSLVLIAPFGLYDETEPPADPWARRAPEIAPLLSAKPAEYAKARLTPPAGLSSEDQIEWTIVQTRAVEAAARLLWPLGQLGLSKRLHRVTCPVKLVWGAEDRLLPASYAKRWAQRLPSATDLQIVAGAGHALDFDAPEAAAKLV